Proteins from a genomic interval of Channa argus isolate prfri chromosome 11, Channa argus male v1.0, whole genome shotgun sequence:
- the si:ch211-170d8.2 gene encoding uncharacterized protein si:ch211-170d8.2, whose product MASSYRIWIAIYLLTTLTVDTGVFGRAVHMQEFLSPLPKPADETSVSTLFTDAWRRGMMETHRERCAELAAPWLENTQHAHEDNATMLQLRVRPFHPGTFRGQVFPGKSLFNFVRRVYHCCQEGQNCRSVKGIQGVLSGDTAVEFLLTREILSLTVVRVELHLQLTNPQHLDIHPMLPFMAKHNLPTRYNSWSRGNTVELRMDLLFLFQSLQEAVGGARKGPSLVNMRRVVLSSSGALPGERAALHALQDTDGDMWGDEVANRMPVVELGLVLGCSQAGSGVSCRTGGIHLSHTPFLALYHK is encoded by the exons ATGGCCTCCTCGTACCGTATTTGGATTGCTATATATCTTCTCACGACGCTGACAGTGGACACTGGCGTATTTGGTCGCGCAGTACACATGCAGGAATTTCTGTCACCTTTGCCCAAACCTGCAGATGAAACCTCTGTATCAACTTTATTTACGGATGCGTGGAGGCGCGGGATGATGGAGACCCACCGGGAGCGATGCGCAGAGCTGGCGGCACCTtggctggaaaacacacaacatgctCATGAGGATAATGCAACAATGTTGCAACTTCGTGTTCGTCCCTTTCACCCGGGAACTTTCCGGGGACAGGTCTTTCCAGGAAAATCTCTTTTCAACTTTGTCCGACGGGTTTACCACTGCTGTCAGGAAGGACAAAATTGCAGAAGCGTAAAAGGGATTCAAGGCGTCTTGAGTGGAG ACACAGCCGTGGAGTTCCTTCTCACCAGAGAGATTTTATCATTGACCGTTGTGAGGGTTGAGCTTCACTTGCAGCTTACCAACCCACAACATCTGGACATCCATCCTATGCTTCCGTTCATGGCAAAGCACAACCTTCCTACAAG GTACAATTCGTGGTCACGAGGCAACACGGTGGAGCTGAGAATGgatcttctgtttcttttccagAGTCTGCAGGAGGCAGTAGGTGGTGCTCGAAAGGGTCCCAGCTTGGTGAACATGCGGCGGGTGGTTCTTTCTTCCAGCGGGGCTCTACCTGGAGAAAGGGCTGCTCTTCATGCTCTGCAGGACACTGATGGTGACATGTGGGGGGATGAGGTTGCCAATAGGATGCCTGTTGTGGAGCTGGGCTTGGTCCTGGGCTGTAGTCAGGCTGGATCGGGGGTGTCATGCAGAACTGGTGGAAttcatctctcacacacacctttcctGGCTTTATACCACAAATGA